The Pungitius pungitius chromosome 10, fPunPun2.1, whole genome shotgun sequence genome has a window encoding:
- the map3k19 gene encoding mitogen-activated protein kinase kinase kinase 19, whose translation METLTDIRQAHKEAERGSRRGGLSLPSLGDSSRRCSHLDSAPLPGLRSTRTACMPAPPKNRQSTRGVVAASPPSIAPLSVAEPRQLSRSAPSIMEPLCSTTVMQARAHIQTRLVFQDTVNEQKGPLLAPHPRMPKLLAPLNSRPGDIASLPVLKHRVPLKPISRSALCSRTWLRRERLIWGSPRTGLLITKGGSEESGSSSQSSCDLEDEEDESDVCVEASGTRSMKLIGDRHLKNVSCTEVGETQQHFEVLSKTSSLPPIHRLAHGLDGEPIDGTNSHCEATNGSVVKYQYAQQEDTVNEELSITSECKEKKNNLGCTPKPDTKSSHGILFLMNNNHGEAIAACGGTYRIDLQHIQPSRKAIRDSCCEEARADDTIPPGEDEKLPSVSTDKAIELFTPARTLPRTDTDTRGDERRLRTLKPVLNNDRRTSVKSELRAVILTTQQSLSVLAQKNQSNLNRNKSESNVKSSTQGKDKTRNGPELIISGETVKNLKSRLNSVKSVHCHIGTPSPRKKISYQGKRGNPDKLNRAQQHAPEKELKSIGQLKRPGVAEPSRSKCTADFTTYRDMFQEIQNGGEALAIYEVITGPVYDNEQVHSSREKVKGRQVQSAPARKTQQGHEVKHRPPKQARRSSPKESVVISAKSKPKLAFSGMKPPFAAAPRKGPHRVKQDGHTKAELVPSKDVGLCQSSAPETALSTIEKTLSRYGSEAVKSNDKRWTAPAASFHQEDDSRPHMQETRDPDRPAPEPLSSQSPQQPKITTWTPSCSSNSIMSPVYQRFLDEVGDGPLTDDLLQCLAEELITLDQRSVSTGPEVLEFNGEDDHVSGRKTLLEDNSIDRAALLGCGLVVNDTTTWTKGEVLGRGAYGIVYCGLTSRGQLIAVKQVSLDSLEPDPANAAEYGRLQREVELLKNLRHANVVGFLGTSLYQHVVSIFMEYIPGGSIASILHRFGPLPERVLALYTHQILDGVAYLHLNRVIHRDLKGNNVMLMPTGVIKLIDFGCARRLSWLNHSASHSADLLKSVHGTPYWMAPEVISETGYGRKSDIWSVGCTVFEMATGKPPLAHMDKMAALFYIGARRGSMPTLPTGFSDPARNFVKICLTSDQRLRPSADQLLKHSFIPKREAGGHSKNCCAHPEGLCG comes from the exons ATGGAAACACTGACAGACATCAGGCAGGCACACAAGGAGGCCGAGAGGGGAAGCAG GAGAGGAGGTTTGTCCCTACCGAGCCTGGGAGACAGCAGCCGACGCTGCAGCCATCTGGATTCTGCTCCCTTACCTGGTTTGCGGAGTACCAGGACCGCTTGCATGCCGGCTCCCCCCAAAAACAG gcagAGCACAAGGGGTGTGGTCGCTGCATCTCCACCCTCCATCGCCCCGCTGTCCGTAGCCGAGCCCAGGCAGCTCAGCCGTTCAGCCCCCAGCATCATGGAACCGCTGTGCTCAACCACTGTGATGCAGGCCAGAGCACACATTCAGACCC GCCTGGTCTTCCAAGACACTGTAAATGAGCAAAAG GGACCTTTGCTGGCGCCGCATCCCAGAATGCCCAAGCTGTTGGCCCCTCTAAACAGCCGACCCGGGGACATTGCTTCTCTGCCGGTGCTAAAGCACCGTGTTCCCCTGAAGCCCATCAGCCGGAGCGCCCTTTGCTCCAGGACCtggctgaggagagagaggctgatCTGGGGCAGCCCACGCACTGGCCTCCTTATTACTAAGGGTGGAAGTGAGGAAAGTGGATCCAGCAGCCAAAGTTCATGCGAcctggaggatgaggaagatgagagcgatgtgtgtgtggaagctTCAGGGACAAGAAGTATGAAGTTAATTGGAGACAGACATTTGAAGAACGTGAGCTGCACTGAGGTTGGGGAGACACAGCAGCATTTTGAAGTTCTCTCAAAGACCAGTAGCCTTCCACCCATCCACAGGTTGGCACATGGTCTGGATGGAGAGCCTATCGATGGTACAAACTCTCACTGTGAGGCCACCAATGGCTCTGTTGTTAAATATCAGTATGCACAACAAGAGGATACTGTAAATGAGGAATTATCCATCACATCTGAGtgtaaggagaaaaaaaataatttgggcTGCACCCCAAAGCCTGACACCAAGAGCAGTCATGGGATCCTTTTCCTCATGAATAACAACCACGGTGAAGCTATTGCAGCCTGTGGAGGTACTTACAGGATCGACCTGCAGCATATACAACCCTCAAGAAAAGCAATAAGGGATTCCTGTTGTGAGGAAGCAAGGGCAGATGATACAATCCCTCCTGGGGAGGATGAAAAGCTACCCTCCGTCTCTACGGATAAGGCAATTGAGTTGTTTACTCCAGCTAGAACCCTTCCACGGACAGATACAGATACCAGGGGAGATGAGAGGAGGTTGAGGACTTTAAAGCCTGTCCTGAACAACGACAGAAGAACCAGCGTGAAAAGTGAACTAAGAGCCGTCATTCTAACTACCCAGCAGTCCTTAAGCGTGCTCgcacaaaaaaatcaaagcaatCTCAATCGGAACAAGTCAGAAAGTAATGTGAAGAGCTCAACGCAAGGTAAAGACAAAACAAGGAATGGCCCCGAGCTGATAATTAGCGGAGAGACAGTCAAAAACCTCAAGTCAAGGCTAAATTCTGTTAAAAGTGTTCACTGTCACATTGGCACCCCGTCACCACGAAAGAAGATTTCTTATCAGGGCAAAAGAGGCAATCCTGACAAGCTAAACAGAGCTCAACAGCATGCACCAGAGAAGGAGCTGAAGAGCATTGGGCAGTTGAAGAGACCCGGTGTAGCGGAGCCCTCGAGGTCTAAATGTACTGCGGACTTCACCACCTACAGAGACATGTTCCAGGAGATACAGAATGGGGGTGAAGCTTTGGCCATTTACGAGGTGATTACTGGTCCCGTCTATGATAACGAACAAGTTCACAGCTCCCGCGAGAAAGTGAAGGGCAGACAAGTGCAGTCTGCTCCGGCTAGGAAGACACAACAGGGCCATGAAGTCAAGCACAGGCCGCCGAAACAAGCGCGGAGGAGCAGTCCCAAGGAGAGCGTCGTGATTTCAGCTAAAAGCAAACCAAAACTGGCATTCTCTGGGATGAAACCTCCATTTGCAGCTGCTCCAAGGAAAGGCCCACACAGAGTAAAGCAGGATGGACACACAAAGGCCGAGTTAGTTCCTTCCAAAGATGTTGGACTTTGTCAGAGTAGTGCTCCAGAAACTGCGTTGTCTACGATCGAGAAGACTCTTTCTAGATACGGGTCAGAAGCTGTCAAATCAAATGACAAAAGATGGACCGCGCCAGCAGCTTCATTTCACCAGGAAGATGACAGTCGCCCACACATGCAAGAAACCAGAGACCCAGACCGACCGGCTCCTGAGCCCTTATCATCTCAAAGCCCCCAACAGCCAAAGATCACAACCTGGACGCCATCGTGCAGCAGTAACAGCATCATGTCACCGGTCTACCAGAGGTTCCTGGATGAGGTGGGGGACGGGCCACTTACCGATGACCTGCTGCAGTGTCTGGCCGAGGAGCTGATCACATTGGACCAGAGGAGTGTCTCCACAGGCCCTGAAGTCCTTGAGTTCAACGGGGAAGATGATCATGTTTCAGGAAGAAAGACACTTCTCGAG GATAATTCAATAGACAGGGCTGCGCTGCTTGGCTGTGGGTTGGTCGTAAATGACACTACCACATGGACAAAGGGTGAAGTACTTGGCAGAGGCGCGTATGGGATC GTCTACTGTGGCCTGACCAGTCGAGGCCAGCTGATCGCCGTGAAACAAGTGAGCCTCGACTCACTCGAACCGGACCCCGCGAATGCAGCAGAGTACGGCCGTCTGCAGCGGGAAGTGGAGCTGCTGAAAAACCTCAGACATGCCAACGTCGTGGGCTTTCTGGGTACCTCGCTGTATCAGCATGTGGTTTCCATCTTCATGGAATACATCCCGGGGGGATCCATCGCCAGCATCCTTCACAG GTTTGGTCCTCTGCCAGAGCGCGTCCTGGCTCTATACACCCATCAGATCCTTGACGGGGTGGCCTACCTTCACCTGAACAGGGTGATTCATCGCGACTTGAAGGGCAACAACGTCATGCTGATGCCCACTGGCGTCATCAAGCTGATAGACTTTGGCTGTGCGCGCCGCCTCAGCTGGCTGAACCACAGCGCCAGCCACAGCGCAGATCTGCTCAAGTCTGTCCACGGCACACCTTACTGGATGGCACCGGAG GTCATCAGTGAGACCGGATATGGCAGGAAGTCGGACATATGGAGCGTGGGTTGCACAGTGTTTGAGATGGCCACAGGGAAACCACCGCTGGCGCACATGGACAAGATGGCCGCCTTGTTCTACATCGGTGCTCGGAGAGGGTCGATGCCCACCTTGCCAACTGGCTTTTCGGATCCCGCCAggaattttgtgaaaatatgCTTGACCAG tGACCAAAGACTGCGGCCATCTGCAGACCAGCTGCTGAAGCATTCATTCATCCCCAAACGAGAGGCCGGAGGACACTCAAAGAACTGCTGTGCTCACCCAGAGGGACTCTGTGGTTAG